cttggtTTATTGTATTATGGAGaacttaggtaggtagtaaGAAGAGactgttggctgttggtttACTGCTCAACTCCCCCTGGCCTTTTTCTCCCCGCTAACCTTGTTTGGGTCTGGTGTGGGCTTCGGGACGTTTTTCTCGCCAAAGAGGCTTGAGCTCTCCGCCTTTCACGAATCGTCTCTTACCGCCGCCATCAAGAAAGGCTAAGGGTCGGGTGCAGAACTAAGTTCCCTTAATCAGTAAGAAGTAAGCTAGCTGGGGTGTAGACGGAACGGAGCGCATGTTTGATGCTCTACTGTAGCTagtgtaggtaggtaggtaggtgtaGGTGTACAGTACCCTCTGATGCTACTCCATaccttctctctctctctctctctctctctctctcattATTCTGTAAGCACCTTTCGCCTTTAGTAGAtactaggtaccttaccttggcTGGTTCAGGTACAGCTAATCGCCTTGGCAACTGATGGTCTGTTTCACTTGTCTCGATAAAGTTGAACAATCTCCTAGAAATGCCCTAAAAGTCAACCGCTCTTTTTTTactctttttctctctgtctcgtCCCACCTCTCGACTTTAAGCGCCGTGGAAGAATCTACGCATAACCTGATTCGTAGGCCTCAAACCCCTGCGTCTGCGTCTGTACAgtagctgcagctgcagctgcataTCCCACGCATCTGCTGGGCAATCCGGCCGCAGATCAAGAGGCCCTCGGCTATGCAGGTCGAACCACTCCCAACTGCATCCCATTCCCGCTCTGCTTCTGCTCGTTGACATCAGATGGTGGCGTTTCGTCCATTTGAATGTCACCGTTACCGCAACTATACCCGTCAATTGACCTGTTGCTGCTGTAGCAATAGCTTTCAATTCGGCTGAGTCTCGCCCCCAGGAGCAGTGCTGATTTATTATCTGTCAGCTCTCTCATGTAACGACAATCGGTATCATAAACCTTGCTTGGGTTTGTTATTGGAAATATCTCCGCTCGGTCAAGCCTTTGTGCATTTCAGCCGCCGGGATGAATGGCAACCCGCCAAGTTGTTGTAACTATCCATtaattgatgatgactgactGCACTTTTATCGTCGATAATCATTCATTTTGTTTCATCTTTCGAGCAAACTGATTGCAACTCCTTGTGTACTGGATAGCCAACAATAGTAACTGCTAGGCTTACTTCTGCTTGCGTGATACCCAAcgttgctttttcttttatcCCGGAAAACTAACCCGGACATAGGCTTTCGTATAAAATCCACATCCGTAGTTACTCCGTTCCGTGTtgctctccatcttcatcttaAATCTCGCCCTTCCTTGTTCATCGTCGTCTGCCGTTGACCCAAAATTTCTCTCCCCTGCTCTAGACCCATCAGCCTACCATATAAGTGTGCACGCCACTTCTGACTTCCCCCGGAAACTATTGTGCCGATCATTATCGTGCCTGGTCGAGCCAAGTCGatgcttcttgtcaaccagACGTGCTCGTAGCCGTGCATCCATCGTCAGCCCTGTTCATGTTGAACATTTGTGCTGCTGGTGCTATTGTTGTCGTAGTAGTATTCAgcatcccatccatcccacTCAGGGCTCCCCTGGTCTGTGAAgttttctctctctctctctctctctctctctccgTCAGCCACTCGAAGCTAAATCAGAGTCGCAAActggtggctggctggcaTGGCTGCAGTAACAGTCTGATGCGAAGCGGCGGTCCAAGCTATCTGGCAATGTCTCGCTCGCTCCCCAACCCTCTGGCGTTGCCGCGGGATCATCCCCTTCAATCTCTCCAAGgtttctcttcatcgcttgACAATAGTTACTGTTACAATGGTTAGCGTTGCTCTGAGCTTAATACAATGCAACCCTAGCCGCCTTGGTGCAACGGATCAGACTGAGACTGGGATCATGGGCGCCCTGGCTCATCAATGAAGCAAGATCCCGACTGCATCGGGTAGATCAAGCTCACTGCGGCCTAACTAAGTACTTGTCTCCCCCATTCTCAATCTGTCTTtaggctgctgctggggtCGAGGGTTGTTGTCGGAGACTCCGGGGGTAACCtaccaacatcctcatcacaCAGTTCGTGAGCCAGGCCCACgcgttgaggctgatgctTGACTGACTTGCCATAAACGATGGCCGTCTTGAACACCTCCGTAATGCTTCGGTGAATGGCGTTACACTATGTGGTAGCTCAATTAGCAATCCAGGATTCCTAATGTGGATTTTGGGCATGAGGCTCCGCAGGGGACAGCCAAAAGGGCGCCCGCCACATGAAACTGATCTGACTCACGAAATCTTCAACAGTGCAGCGCGTAGATCGGAGCACGACAGGCTGAGAGTAATCAGGCTGCTTGCCCTTGGGCTTTGTGTACACGCGGACAAGGTTTAGCTTGTCCCACATGGCCTCcatcagctcatcaatgTTCCATCCATGCTCGGAACTGATGGGGACAGCATTGGGAATTCGATagagaaggtcaagctcctcaatgCTGATGGAATCAATCTTGTTCAGGCAGTAGACAACTGGGATATAACTGAGGAGTTGGATAGTTAGCAAACTGAAGTTATCTCGACTTTGAAAGCAGCTGTATTTGCCACACTTCTACACTTCAGCCTTACCTTCTGCTCTTTGCTTCAAGAACGTCGATCAGGTCATCAACGGTAGCGTCACACCGGATTGTAATGTCCGCAGAATTGATGCGATATTCGCTCATGACAGCCTTAATCTCGCCGTGGTCGATATGTGTCAGGGGTACAGTGCTGGTGATATTGAGGCCacccttgtccttcttcctGAAGGTGATGTTGGGGGGTTCCTTATTGATGCGGATTCCGAAACCCTCGAGTTCCGCCTCAATCACCCGCTTATCCGTCAGAGGCTTGTTGACATCCAGCACAATGAAGATCAAATGGCATGTCTTAGCGACGGCGATGActtgtcgacctcgacctcgaccaTCCTTGGCACCCTCAATGATACCAGGAAGGTCAATAATCTGCAAGGGGGCACCTGGAGAAATACATGTCAGCCACGATGTTTGACGCACAAAGGAGCCGccttctgatgatgatggtggtggtggtggtggaatTGGAGATTGGGCATCAagccgagaacaagaaaataGCCGCGCCGCACCGCATCCGTTGATCGAAGTGGAGGTGGGGATGGAGAAGGCGAGGGGGGAGGGATATCACAAATGACTAACCATTATAGACAACTTGACCAGGCACAGAGGTCAAGGTGGTGAATTCGTAGGCGGCAGCCTCCGAGTGTTGGCCTGTGAGTCTGCTCATGAGCGTACTCTTGCCCACTGAAGGGAAGCCGATGAAGCCAATACTGGCTACGCCTGTTCTGGCCACATCGAAACCAGCAcctccgccaccacctccgcCACTGGGAGTCAACAGTTCgcgcttgagcttggccagcttggCCTTAAGCTGACCCAAATGGTAAGAAGtcgccttgttcttctgggtTTTGGCCATCTGGTTACACATGTCAGAGCTGATCCCGGCTATCTATACGATAAAGAGTCCCCCATCTTGGGTCTTCGGCAATCATCTTCTCCGATAGCATCGTTTACGGAAGGGTTCGATTGGAATATCACGTACTTCGGCCTCAATATCTTTGATCTGGTAGGGGAACCGGGGTTAGCCAAATCGTGGCAGGCATAGTCTTTCTAGTGGGAGAGCTACATACCTTGTCCACCGTGGTCGCCATGATTGCGGTTGCGGTTACAGAAGCTGTCTCGAGTCGATATTCGGTTGTTGTCTGGCCTCAGATCTTGAGTTCGTGGCTCAATTCGTTGTGTAAAAGCACTTTTGGTGATAAATTGCAAAGAAAGTTGAAAATGGCGGGGCACGACAGAAAAACCTGCTCCACACCTAAGTCAGCCCGTTTGGCCCTCACACAGCCAATCACATAAGTAATTGATTTAGTAGTTGCCTCCACCGTTTATGTGGAACACTCAGGGTCAGTACCGTATCAGCGACCTATAAAGGTGCTTGGGTTTTGAGGGAATGGGATAGATAAGTCTATCGACATTCTTCTCAcaaccaaaaa
This region of Fusarium verticillioides 7600 chromosome 3, whole genome shotgun sequence genomic DNA includes:
- a CDS encoding ribosome-interacting GTPase 1 (At least one base has a quality score < 10), translated to MATTVDKIKDIEAEMAKTQKNKATSYHLGQLKAKLAKLKRELLTPSGGGGGGGAGFDVARTGVASIGFIGFPSVGKSTLMSRLTGQHSEAAAYEFTTLTSVPGQVVYNGAPLQIIDLPGIIEGAKDGRGRGRQVIAVAKTCHLIFIVLDVNKPLTDKRVIEAELEGFGIRINKEPPNITFRKKDKGGLNITSTVPLTHIDHGEIKAVMSEYRINSADITIRCDATVDDLIDVLEAKSRSYIPVVYCLNKIDSISIEELDLLYRIPNAVPISSEHGWNIDELMEAMWDKLNLVRVYTKPKGKQPDYSQPVVLRSTRCTVEDFCNAIHRSITEVFKTAIVYGKSVKHQPQRVGLAHELCDEDVVTIVKR